From one Streptomyces sp. NBC_01478 genomic stretch:
- a CDS encoding helix-turn-helix transcriptional regulator, which produces MASEQSTGRGDGGELGRFLHARRTRTSPDQVGLTVGAGLRRTPGLRREELATLSGISIDYYVRLERGRESRPSPAVLDALARALHLDDAEHQHLRELATRAAQYAPAPSPPSRTVRPHLKLVLETLRPSPAYVIGRSMDLLAWNPGGLALFAGLADWPAGQRNIARYLFLHPTAPTLFPDWDYQVRGCVARLRAQSGIDPDAPDLTHLVGELLLKSPDFAKLWERYDVVGRKKVRKTFHHPEVGVLTLSGQSMHLEDTPGQRLGVYTAEPGTPDHDAMLLLDLVPARPVADPDTTDEQRRRTRS; this is translated from the coding sequence ATGGCATCCGAGCAGAGCACCGGCAGGGGCGACGGCGGAGAGCTGGGCCGGTTCCTGCACGCGCGACGCACCCGGACGAGCCCCGACCAGGTCGGCCTCACCGTGGGCGCCGGACTGCGCCGCACCCCGGGCCTGCGCCGTGAGGAACTGGCCACGCTCTCCGGCATCAGCATCGACTACTACGTCCGCCTGGAGCGCGGCAGGGAGAGCCGCCCCAGCCCGGCCGTACTCGACGCACTCGCCCGTGCCCTGCATCTCGACGACGCCGAGCACCAGCACCTGCGCGAACTCGCCACCCGGGCCGCGCAGTACGCCCCCGCCCCCTCGCCGCCGAGCCGCACCGTGCGCCCGCATCTGAAGCTGGTCCTGGAGACGCTGCGGCCGAGCCCCGCCTACGTCATCGGCCGCAGCATGGACCTGCTCGCCTGGAACCCCGGCGGCCTCGCCCTGTTCGCGGGCCTCGCCGACTGGCCCGCCGGCCAACGCAACATCGCCCGCTACCTCTTCCTGCACCCGACCGCGCCCACCCTCTTCCCCGACTGGGACTACCAGGTCCGCGGCTGCGTCGCCCGGCTGCGCGCCCAGTCCGGCATCGACCCGGACGCCCCGGACCTCACCCACCTGGTGGGCGAACTCCTGCTCAAGAGCCCCGACTTCGCCAAGCTGTGGGAGCGCTACGACGTCGTCGGCCGCAAGAAGGTCCGGAAGACCTTCCACCACCCCGAGGTCGGCGTCCTCACCCTCAGCGGCCAGAGCATGCACCTCGAAGACACGCCCGGCCAGCGCCTCGGCGTCTACACCGCCGAACCCGGCACCCCGGACCACGACGCCATGCTCCTGCTCGACCTGGTCCCTGCCCGGCCCGTCGCGGATCCGGACACGACGGACGAACAGCGACGGCGTACACGATCCTGA
- a CDS encoding winged helix-turn-helix transcriptional regulator, whose protein sequence is MSRGTDRVAGMSVFDPQCTSREVLEHATGRWGALTLAALVEGPLRFAEVRRNVSGVSDRMLWQTLQRLEDDGLVTRTPHPTVARRVDYELTGLGRPIAERVCDLIDAIYEQLPGIVAHQRANGTGAASPADDTAG, encoded by the coding sequence ATGAGCCGAGGGACGGACCGCGTGGCCGGGATGAGCGTGTTCGATCCGCAGTGCACGTCGAGGGAGGTGCTGGAGCACGCGACGGGCCGGTGGGGTGCCCTGACCCTCGCCGCCCTGGTCGAAGGCCCTCTGCGATTCGCCGAGGTACGTCGTAACGTGTCCGGGGTCTCCGACCGGATGCTGTGGCAGACCCTCCAACGACTGGAGGACGACGGCCTCGTCACACGCACACCGCACCCCACGGTCGCCAGGCGGGTCGACTACGAACTCACCGGTCTCGGCCGCCCGATCGCCGAGCGCGTCTGCGACCTGATCGACGCCATCTACGAGCAGTTGCCCGGCATCGTCGCCCACCAGCGCGCGAACGGCACCGGGGCGGCGTCACCCGCGGACGACACGGCCGGCTGA
- a CDS encoding NAD(P)-dependent oxidoreductase: protein MKFLLLGATGATGTLFADRATAAGHEVVAFVRDASKITPADRLTVVVGDVRDARALAEAMRGTDAVVSTLGLGKVKDPGNLIADTTRALVRAAEDSGTKRVLVMSAFGVGDSLAKASGFARFLYNSGGKATFADKAAGERILTASGLDWTLAYPVLLTDKPATGAVHAVDLTALDRLPGLPRISRADVAAFLLEAAVEGSWSRRTAVLTAGR, encoded by the coding sequence ATGAAATTCCTCCTCCTTGGTGCCACCGGCGCCACCGGCACCCTGTTCGCGGATCGGGCCACCGCGGCCGGACACGAGGTCGTCGCCTTCGTCCGCGACGCCTCCAAGATCACCCCGGCCGACCGGCTGACCGTGGTCGTGGGGGACGTCCGCGACGCCCGCGCACTCGCCGAGGCGATGCGCGGCACCGACGCGGTGGTCAGCACGCTCGGTCTCGGCAAGGTCAAGGACCCGGGCAACCTGATCGCGGACACCACGCGCGCGCTGGTCCGGGCCGCCGAGGACAGCGGAACCAAGCGCGTACTGGTCATGTCGGCGTTCGGGGTCGGCGACTCCCTGGCCAAGGCCTCCGGGTTCGCCCGCTTTCTCTACAACTCCGGCGGCAAGGCCACGTTCGCCGACAAGGCCGCGGGGGAGCGGATCCTCACCGCCTCCGGCCTGGACTGGACGCTGGCCTACCCGGTGCTGCTCACCGACAAGCCCGCCACCGGCGCCGTCCATGCCGTCGACCTGACCGCGCTCGACCGCCTGCCCGGCCTGCCCAGGATCTCCCGGGCCGACGTCGCCGCCTTCCTGCTGGAGGCCGCCGTCGAAGGCTCGTGGTCCCGGCGCACCGCAGTGCTCACCGCCGGCCGCTGA
- a CDS encoding NADPH-dependent F420 reductase produces the protein MHATSPTPQGDRPVTKTLGLIGAGNIGSALARLAIAAGLNVVVSNSRGPDTLADLVAELGEQARAATPAEAAQAGDLVVVTVPLSTYEKLPVAALAGKTVIDTMNYYPDRDGRIAELDSGEQTSSALVQRRLADSQVVKAFNSIDFVRLFTSARPVGADDRSALPVAGDDPAAKAQVAELLDALGFDAVDIGTLADSWRSEPGTPVYVQPYLPARPDGLTDQETGRWFFEVPGVPVPADKVRELTDTAVRRSAGDARATLA, from the coding sequence CTGCACGCCACCTCACCTACTCCACAAGGAGATCGACCCGTGACCAAGACCCTCGGCCTCATCGGCGCCGGCAACATCGGCAGCGCGTTGGCCCGCCTCGCGATCGCCGCCGGCCTGAATGTCGTAGTCAGCAACTCCCGCGGCCCCGACACTCTCGCCGACCTCGTCGCCGAACTCGGCGAACAGGCGCGCGCGGCCACACCCGCCGAGGCAGCGCAGGCCGGCGACCTGGTGGTGGTGACCGTCCCGCTGAGCACCTACGAGAAGCTGCCCGTCGCCGCTCTGGCCGGCAAGACCGTCATCGACACCATGAACTACTACCCCGACCGCGACGGCCGGATCGCCGAGCTCGACTCCGGCGAGCAGACCTCCAGCGCCCTGGTCCAACGACGACTGGCCGACTCGCAGGTGGTGAAAGCCTTCAACAGCATCGACTTCGTGCGCCTGTTCACCTCCGCCCGCCCCGTCGGCGCCGACGACCGCAGCGCCCTGCCCGTCGCCGGGGACGACCCGGCCGCCAAGGCACAGGTGGCCGAGCTGCTGGACGCGCTGGGCTTCGACGCCGTGGACATCGGCACGCTCGCCGACAGTTGGCGCAGCGAGCCGGGCACCCCCGTCTACGTCCAGCCGTACTTGCCGGCACGGCCCGACGGGCTGACCGACCAGGAGACGGGGCGCTGGTTCTTCGAGGTCCCGGGCGTCCCGGTGCCCGCCGACAAGGTGAGGGAGCTGACCGACACCGCCGTCCGGCGTTCCGCGGGCGACGCCCGCGCGACTCTCGCCTAG
- a CDS encoding MFS transporter, whose translation MSSSVASDKPSASADAAAGQPRTANGAQWALAAALLGFFVMTLDALIVNVALPEIGRGFGGGMTGLQWVVDGYTLMFAALLLSAGSVTDRIGARQAFGAGLMVFTVASAACGFAPNLGVLTGARLVQGAGAAVIVPASLALIREAFPDPARRARAISVWAMGGSVGAAAGPVLGGVLSELDWRMIFFVNLPVGVLALFLLTRTARSPRQGDAPFDWTGQIAAVAAMGGLTYAAIETGAVGLGAPRVLLALAVAVTAAVVFLVAQARGRNPMVPLELLRARTMALSATIGFALNVGFYGMIFLLGLYLQQEQDLSPMATGLAFLPMTLLTAVVSPTAARLAARFGPRMPIITGQLLMAAGLVALCVPSASAPAWLLVLLMIPVGTGGGLAVPAVTSLLLDRVPARRAGTASGVLNASRQLGGALSVAVFGALVSHHAHFLHGLRTSLLIAALLVVLTAVASVLLKEKTS comes from the coding sequence GTGTCCAGTTCTGTCGCATCGGACAAGCCGTCGGCGTCAGCCGATGCCGCCGCCGGGCAGCCCCGCACCGCGAACGGCGCCCAGTGGGCTCTGGCCGCCGCGCTGCTCGGTTTCTTCGTGATGACGCTCGACGCCCTGATCGTCAACGTCGCGCTGCCCGAGATCGGGCGCGGCTTCGGCGGCGGGATGACGGGACTGCAGTGGGTGGTGGACGGCTACACGCTGATGTTCGCCGCACTGCTGCTGTCCGCGGGGTCGGTGACCGACCGGATCGGCGCGCGGCAGGCGTTCGGAGCGGGGCTCATGGTGTTCACCGTCGCCTCGGCGGCATGCGGTTTCGCACCGAACCTGGGTGTGCTGACCGGGGCGCGGCTGGTCCAGGGTGCGGGCGCCGCGGTGATCGTGCCGGCCTCGCTGGCGCTGATCCGCGAGGCGTTCCCCGACCCGGCCCGGCGTGCCCGGGCGATCTCGGTGTGGGCGATGGGCGGCTCGGTGGGCGCCGCGGCCGGGCCGGTGCTGGGCGGCGTGCTGAGTGAACTCGACTGGCGGATGATCTTCTTCGTCAATCTGCCGGTCGGCGTGCTGGCGCTGTTCCTGCTCACCCGGACCGCCCGCTCACCCCGCCAGGGCGACGCCCCGTTCGACTGGACCGGGCAGATCGCCGCGGTGGCGGCCATGGGCGGCCTGACCTACGCGGCGATCGAGACCGGCGCCGTGGGCCTGGGCGCACCGCGCGTCCTGCTCGCACTGGCGGTCGCCGTGACGGCGGCGGTGGTCTTCCTGGTCGCCCAGGCGCGCGGCCGCAACCCGATGGTGCCGCTGGAACTGCTGCGCGCCCGGACGATGGCGCTCTCGGCGACGATCGGATTCGCGCTCAACGTCGGCTTCTACGGGATGATCTTCCTGCTCGGCCTGTACCTCCAGCAGGAACAGGACCTGTCGCCGATGGCCACCGGCCTGGCGTTCCTGCCGATGACGCTGCTGACCGCGGTCGTCAGCCCGACCGCCGCCCGGCTCGCCGCGCGCTTCGGGCCGCGCATGCCGATCATCACGGGGCAGCTCCTGATGGCCGCGGGCCTGGTGGCGCTCTGTGTTCCGTCGGCATCGGCGCCCGCCTGGCTGCTGGTCCTGCTGATGATCCCGGTCGGCACCGGCGGCGGCCTCGCCGTACCGGCCGTGACCTCACTGCTCCTCGACCGCGTCCCCGCCCGGCGCGCCGGCACCGCGAGCGGCGTCCTGAACGCCTCCCGCCAACTCGGCGGCGCCCTGTCCGTGGCCGTCTTCGGCGCCCTGGTCTCCCACCACGCGCACTTCCTGCACGGCCTGCGCACCAGCCTCCTGATCGCCGCGCTGCTCGTGGTCCTGACCGCGGTGGCCTCCGTACTCCTCAAGGAGAAGACCTCATGA
- a CDS encoding DUF2255 family protein, whose product MTSTSATSATSAWTSQELDRVERAEELEIASLRRGGELGSRRTIWVVRVGDALYVRSVNGPGSDWYRGTRARREGRIQAGGVAKDVTIIDAAADDGVNAAVDAAYRTKYGHYAAYIVKAITSPEAGSTTMRLEPR is encoded by the coding sequence ATGACCTCGACATCGGCGACATCGGCGACATCGGCCTGGACGAGCCAGGAGCTCGACCGCGTCGAACGCGCGGAGGAACTGGAGATCGCGTCCCTCCGGCGCGGCGGCGAACTGGGCAGCCGACGGACCATCTGGGTGGTCCGGGTCGGCGACGCCCTCTACGTCCGTTCCGTCAACGGCCCCGGCTCCGACTGGTACCGCGGCACCCGGGCCCGCCGGGAAGGCCGTATCCAGGCCGGCGGGGTCGCCAAGGACGTCACGATCATCGACGCCGCCGCCGACGACGGCGTCAACGCCGCCGTGGATGCCGCGTACCGGACCAAGTACGGGCACTACGCCGCGTACATCGTCAAGGCCATCACCAGCCCCGAAGCGGGCTCCACCACCATGCGGCTCGAACCCCGCTGA
- a CDS encoding NAD(P)-dependent alcohol dehydrogenase: MLTVNAYAATSATEPLAPTTVERRDVGPHDVLIEIKFAGICHPDISNARSEWGPSAYPLVPGHEIAGVVTEVGSDVTRHAVGDRVGVGCMVDSCRECASCLRGEEQYCLKGNTLTYGAVDKDGTITQGGYSTHVVVTEDFVLRIPEGIGLDEAAPLLCAGITTYSPLRRWGAGPGKKVAVIGLGGLGHMAVKLAHAMGAEVTVLSQSLKKMDDGLRLGADHYYATSDPATFEQLAGTFDLIVNTVSAKLDLDAHLGLLAVNGALVNVGAPAEPLSLTVFSLIMRGRSYAGSLIGGIRETQEMLDFCAEHGIGSETEVIPADRINEAYERVLASDVRYRFVIDTSTLN, translated from the coding sequence ATGCTCACCGTCAACGCGTACGCCGCCACATCCGCCACCGAACCCCTCGCCCCGACCACCGTCGAGCGCCGTGACGTCGGCCCGCACGACGTCCTCATCGAGATCAAGTTCGCCGGCATCTGCCACCCCGACATCAGCAACGCCCGCAGCGAGTGGGGCCCGTCGGCCTACCCCCTGGTCCCCGGCCACGAGATCGCCGGCGTGGTCACCGAGGTCGGCTCCGACGTCACCCGGCACGCGGTCGGCGACCGGGTCGGCGTCGGCTGCATGGTCGACTCCTGCCGCGAGTGCGCGTCCTGTCTGCGCGGCGAGGAGCAGTACTGCCTGAAGGGCAACACCCTCACCTACGGAGCTGTCGACAAGGACGGCACGATCACCCAGGGCGGCTACTCCACCCACGTCGTCGTCACCGAGGACTTCGTCCTACGGATCCCCGAGGGCATCGGCCTCGACGAGGCCGCCCCGCTGCTGTGCGCGGGCATCACCACCTACTCCCCGCTGCGCCGCTGGGGCGCGGGCCCCGGCAAGAAGGTTGCCGTCATCGGCCTCGGCGGGCTCGGCCACATGGCCGTGAAGCTCGCGCACGCCATGGGCGCCGAGGTCACCGTGCTGTCCCAGTCGCTGAAGAAGATGGACGACGGCCTGCGCCTGGGCGCCGACCACTACTACGCGACGAGCGATCCGGCGACCTTCGAGCAGTTGGCCGGCACCTTCGACCTCATCGTCAACACGGTCAGCGCGAAGCTCGACCTCGACGCCCACCTCGGCCTGCTGGCCGTGAACGGCGCCCTGGTCAACGTCGGTGCCCCCGCCGAGCCGCTGTCGCTCACCGTGTTCTCGCTGATCATGCGCGGCCGCTCCTACGCCGGTTCGCTGATCGGCGGCATCCGCGAGACCCAGGAGATGCTCGACTTCTGCGCCGAGCACGGCATCGGCTCCGAGACAGAGGTCATCCCGGCCGACCGGATCAACGAGGCGTACGAGCGTGTCCTCGCCTCCGACGTGCGCTACCGGTTCGTCATCGACACCTCGACGCTGAACTGA
- a CDS encoding DUF2255 family protein: MTTSAPWTDDELDRVGSAEELDVASRRPDGGLSGPRTIWVVRVDDDIYVRSVNGPASAWFRGTRARHEGRIEAGGVEKDVAFEDADGTVNDAVDAAYRTKYGRYSANTIQRITSSTAGSTTMRLLPR; encoded by the coding sequence ATGACCACCAGCGCTCCCTGGACCGACGACGAGCTCGACCGGGTCGGATCGGCCGAGGAACTGGACGTCGCCTCCCGGCGCCCGGACGGCGGGCTGAGCGGCCCGCGCACCATCTGGGTCGTACGCGTGGACGACGACATCTACGTCCGCTCCGTGAACGGCCCTGCATCCGCCTGGTTCCGCGGCACCCGGGCCCGCCACGAGGGCCGCATCGAGGCCGGCGGCGTCGAGAAGGACGTGGCGTTCGAGGACGCCGACGGCACCGTCAACGACGCGGTCGACGCCGCCTACCGCACCAAGTACGGCCGCTACTCGGCCAACACCATCCAGCGCATCACGAGCTCCACCGCGGGCTCGACGACCATGCGGCTCCTGCCTCGCTGA
- a CDS encoding Na+/H+ antiporter, translated as MIGLELVVVLGLAVLLGNAAGDRYRIAPPVVLLVLGALLGFVPALREVELPPEAVLLIFLPVLLYWESLTTSLREIRRDLRGIILMSTVLVIGTAGAVAAVAHQLGLAWGPAWVLGAAVAPTDATAVGVLAKALPRRNVTLLRAESLVNDGTALVVYGLAVGITVGEEHFTVPHVTWLFVLSYVGGAAAGALIAWLVIRARRVFDDPLLGNVAMILTPFTAYLLAELIEASGVLAAVVAGLIMSQAGPRVAGAAMRRQAEEFWSLATFLLNGALFVLVGLQAQAAVRELHGGDLTHALIAVGAVSGVVVAARFAFNFTFPYLIRLLDRRPQQRLRRMNYRARVVTSIAGFRGAVSLAVALSVPTTLDSGAPFPDRDTIVFVTSGVIVTTLLVQGLLLPAVVRWARLPHDTSVEEERFLAETTATEEALKALPELADELDTDPAVAERMRQEYETHLLVVRAGGGETDASDEAAVLRHDRHYTALRLALLAHKRATVLRLRDDHEIDDTVLRQVQRRLDIEEVRLSRREAAE; from the coding sequence GTGATCGGTCTCGAACTCGTCGTGGTCCTCGGTCTGGCGGTGCTCCTGGGCAACGCCGCCGGTGACCGCTACCGGATCGCCCCGCCGGTCGTGCTGCTCGTCCTCGGCGCGCTGCTCGGCTTCGTGCCCGCGCTGCGCGAGGTGGAGCTGCCCCCGGAGGCCGTCCTGCTCATCTTCCTTCCGGTACTGCTGTACTGGGAGAGCCTGACCACCTCGCTGCGGGAGATCCGCCGGGACCTGCGCGGCATCATCCTGATGAGCACCGTGCTGGTCATCGGCACCGCCGGCGCGGTGGCGGCAGTGGCGCACCAACTCGGCCTGGCCTGGGGCCCGGCATGGGTCCTCGGCGCGGCCGTCGCCCCCACCGACGCGACCGCGGTCGGCGTACTCGCCAAAGCACTGCCCCGCCGCAACGTGACCCTGCTGCGCGCCGAGAGCCTCGTCAACGACGGCACCGCACTGGTCGTCTACGGGCTGGCCGTCGGCATCACCGTCGGCGAGGAGCACTTCACCGTCCCGCACGTCACCTGGCTGTTCGTCCTCTCCTACGTCGGCGGAGCCGCGGCCGGAGCACTGATCGCGTGGCTGGTGATCAGGGCGCGCCGGGTCTTCGACGATCCGCTGCTGGGCAACGTGGCGATGATCCTCACCCCGTTCACGGCGTACCTGCTGGCCGAGTTGATCGAGGCCTCCGGCGTGCTCGCGGCCGTCGTGGCGGGGCTGATCATGAGCCAGGCCGGCCCGCGCGTGGCGGGGGCCGCGATGCGCCGCCAGGCGGAGGAGTTCTGGTCGCTGGCCACCTTCCTGCTCAACGGCGCTCTGTTCGTCCTGGTCGGCCTGCAGGCACAGGCGGCCGTACGCGAACTGCACGGCGGCGACCTCACCCACGCCCTCATCGCCGTCGGGGCGGTCTCCGGCGTGGTCGTCGCGGCGCGCTTCGCCTTCAACTTCACCTTCCCGTACCTGATCCGCCTTCTCGACCGCCGCCCGCAGCAGCGCCTGCGCCGGATGAACTACCGCGCGAGAGTGGTCACTTCGATCGCCGGCTTCCGGGGCGCGGTCTCCCTGGCCGTGGCCCTGTCGGTACCGACGACCCTCGACTCGGGCGCCCCCTTCCCCGACCGCGACACGATCGTCTTCGTCACCTCCGGAGTCATCGTCACCACCCTCCTGGTCCAGGGCCTGCTGCTGCCGGCCGTGGTGCGCTGGGCCCGGCTGCCCCATGACACCTCGGTGGAGGAGGAGCGCTTCCTCGCCGAGACGACCGCCACCGAGGAGGCCCTCAAAGCCCTCCCCGAGCTGGCGGACGAACTGGACACCGACCCGGCCGTCGCCGAGCGCATGCGCCAGGAGTACGAGACCCACCTGCTCGTCGTCCGCGCCGGCGGCGGCGAGACCGATGCCTCCGACGAAGCGGCCGTCCTGCGCCACGACCGGCACTACACCGCCCTGCGCCTGGCCCTCCTCGCCCACAAACGCGCCACCGTGCTCCGCCTCCGCGACGACCACGAGATCGACGACACCGTGCTGCGCCAGGTACAACGCCGACTCGACATCGAAGAAGTACGGCTGTCCCGACGCGAAGCCGCCGAGTGA
- a CDS encoding glycoside hydrolase family 32 protein — protein sequence MPGTSGISRRSLFAGSAAGTAAALLSTGTATAASGTKSAVSGASYRAAYHFTVPDQWKNDPQRPVWIDGEYHYYYLYNADYFTGAVGTAWRLATTKDLVSFTDRGVAVPKDTTVNGDLWSGSAVVDTGNTAGFGAGAVVVIVTMSPGGGTDHQEQFLYYSTDGGLTFTNYGTDPVLPNPGVADFRDPKVIRDEDRGRWVMALAENDKVGFYHSDDLKSWTYVGGFVHDGVGVLECPDLFRITAGDGTVKWVLGVSANGKGSGLPNTYAYWTGSFDGSAFTADAGEPQWLDHGWDWYGAVTFEKRGASGAVDAAARYAIGWVNNWDYANTTPTIDCDGFNGTDSVVREITLKKASDTTYYLASRPVAGLDSHVSRTVNLGDVTVNGTKVLDYTGISYEVTTELTWSQLTGAGLQLRRSPDGGRHIDAGIYGNYAFLNRRNTVNADTSGKWQESHTPFDPSTGTVKLRILVDRTSVEMFVDDGRYVHTSQVFPYLLDTRLALFTIGGSAVFRNTVIREFSV from the coding sequence ATGCCCGGAACGTCGGGGATTTCCAGGAGATCACTGTTCGCGGGATCGGCGGCGGGCACCGCTGCCGCGCTGCTGTCCACCGGAACGGCCACGGCCGCGAGCGGGACCAAGTCCGCGGTGAGCGGGGCGAGTTACCGCGCCGCGTACCACTTCACGGTCCCCGACCAGTGGAAGAACGACCCGCAGCGGCCCGTGTGGATCGACGGCGAGTACCACTACTACTACCTCTACAACGCCGACTACTTCACCGGCGCCGTCGGGACCGCGTGGCGCCTGGCCACCACCAAGGACCTGGTCTCCTTCACCGACCGCGGGGTCGCCGTGCCCAAGGACACCACGGTCAACGGCGATCTCTGGTCGGGTTCGGCGGTGGTCGACACCGGCAACACGGCCGGGTTCGGCGCGGGCGCGGTCGTCGTCATCGTCACGATGTCCCCCGGCGGCGGCACCGACCACCAGGAGCAGTTCCTGTACTACTCGACCGACGGCGGTCTCACCTTCACCAACTACGGGACCGACCCCGTCCTGCCCAACCCCGGCGTCGCCGACTTCCGCGACCCCAAGGTGATCCGCGACGAGGACCGGGGCCGCTGGGTGATGGCCCTCGCCGAGAACGACAAGGTCGGTTTCTACCACTCCGACGACCTCAAGTCCTGGACGTACGTGGGCGGTTTCGTCCACGACGGCGTCGGCGTCCTGGAGTGCCCCGACCTGTTCCGCATCACCGCCGGCGACGGCACCGTGAAATGGGTGCTCGGCGTGAGCGCCAACGGGAAGGGCTCGGGGCTGCCCAACACGTACGCCTACTGGACGGGTTCCTTCGACGGCAGCGCGTTCACCGCCGATGCGGGTGAGCCGCAGTGGCTCGACCACGGCTGGGACTGGTACGGCGCCGTCACCTTCGAGAAGCGGGGCGCGAGCGGCGCGGTGGACGCGGCCGCCCGGTACGCGATCGGCTGGGTGAACAACTGGGACTACGCCAACACCACACCCACCATCGACTGTGACGGCTTCAACGGCACCGACTCCGTCGTCCGCGAGATCACCCTGAAGAAGGCGTCCGACACCACCTACTACCTCGCCTCCCGGCCCGTCGCCGGCCTCGACTCGCATGTCTCCCGCACCGTGAACCTGGGCGACGTGACCGTGAACGGCACGAAGGTGCTCGACTACACCGGTATCTCCTACGAGGTGACGACCGAGCTCACCTGGTCCCAACTCACCGGCGCAGGCCTCCAGTTGAGGCGCTCACCCGACGGCGGCCGGCACATCGACGCCGGGATCTACGGCAACTACGCCTTCCTCAACCGACGCAACACGGTGAACGCCGACACGTCCGGCAAGTGGCAGGAGAGCCACACCCCGTTCGACCCGTCCACCGGCACGGTGAAGCTGCGCATCCTGGTGGACCGCACGTCGGTGGAGATGTTCGTCGACGACGGCCGCTATGTGCACACCAGCCAGGTGTTCCCGTACCTGCTGGACACCCGGCTCGCGCTGTTCACGATCGGCGGCAGTGCGGTGTTCCGTAACACGGTGATACGCGAGTTCTCGGTGTGA
- a CDS encoding extracellular solute-binding protein, translating into MTDSHIPRRTLLRYGAYGAGAAALAGTAASWDRLTGADIPGRDDGSLVVATLGSAFDPATVDALTKGFHRLHPDIPLRVNAVQAVDWSDFFAKILTQIAAGTAPDLVYVATEGVQLFAQRLGVALDHWVRRDAAELREYFADVHPSLVESMMYEGNLYQLPMEFNAADIYLNKQVLKRAGAGFPAADWSRDDFTALLRELKRTGGSHFTPYFWTNRLWGGVVPWLFANGTNLLKESKAPGGSWLWDTFYPAADRQGRGGGFRWTTPQATADRVEEAYDYLASLVQEDLCTRPEGGNGSNLVGVFSTGHVGVTPAGGFWAGGLQLAGMRAADYDVQYFPRWRTQRHQFGAAGYALLRTSKKQEAAWEFIKYAARKDTMTRLFQGNQTTPARRSMLNAARYAESGPAHWQVFYDTLDRFPDTGPIPAPPQVAEVTDVLLKYTGTALASPRAVGPALRRMQGDLEQAMEREI; encoded by the coding sequence ATGACTGACTCGCACATCCCCCGCCGCACGCTGCTGCGGTACGGCGCGTACGGGGCCGGAGCAGCCGCCCTGGCCGGGACCGCCGCGAGCTGGGACCGGCTCACCGGAGCCGACATCCCCGGCCGTGACGACGGCTCCCTCGTCGTCGCCACCCTCGGTTCCGCCTTCGACCCGGCCACCGTCGACGCCCTCACCAAGGGCTTCCACCGGCTCCACCCCGACATCCCGCTGCGGGTGAACGCGGTGCAGGCCGTCGACTGGTCGGACTTCTTCGCGAAGATCCTCACCCAGATCGCCGCGGGCACCGCCCCCGACCTGGTGTATGTGGCCACCGAGGGCGTGCAGTTGTTCGCCCAACGACTCGGCGTGGCCCTGGACCACTGGGTGCGGCGGGACGCGGCGGAGCTGCGTGAATACTTCGCCGACGTCCACCCCTCGCTGGTCGAGTCGATGATGTACGAGGGGAACCTCTACCAACTCCCGATGGAGTTCAACGCCGCCGACATCTACCTCAACAAGCAGGTGCTGAAGCGGGCGGGCGCGGGGTTCCCGGCGGCCGACTGGAGCCGCGACGACTTCACCGCGCTGCTGCGGGAGCTGAAACGCACCGGCGGCTCGCACTTCACGCCGTACTTCTGGACGAACCGGCTGTGGGGCGGCGTGGTGCCCTGGCTCTTCGCGAACGGCACGAACCTGCTGAAGGAGTCGAAGGCGCCCGGCGGCTCCTGGCTGTGGGACACCTTCTACCCGGCCGCCGACCGGCAGGGGCGCGGCGGGGGCTTCCGCTGGACGACCCCGCAGGCCACCGCCGACCGGGTCGAGGAGGCGTACGACTATCTCGCCTCCCTCGTCCAGGAGGACCTGTGCACCCGGCCCGAGGGCGGCAACGGCAGCAATCTGGTCGGCGTGTTCTCCACCGGCCACGTCGGCGTCACACCGGCGGGCGGCTTCTGGGCGGGCGGCCTGCAGTTGGCCGGCATGCGGGCCGCCGACTACGACGTGCAGTACTTCCCGCGCTGGCGTACCCAGCGCCACCAGTTCGGCGCGGCGGGCTACGCGCTGCTGCGCACCTCGAAGAAGCAGGAAGCCGCCTGGGAGTTCATCAAGTACGCGGCCCGCAAGGACACCATGACCCGGCTGTTCCAGGGCAACCAGACCACCCCGGCCCGGCGTTCGATGCTGAACGCCGCCCGCTACGCCGAAAGCGGCCCGGCCCACTGGCAGGTCTTCTACGACACCCTCGACCGGTTTCCCGACACCGGCCCGATCCCCGCGCCGCCGCAGGTCGCCGAGGTGACCGACGTCCTGCTCAAGTACACCGGCACCGCACTTGCCTCACCGCGTGCGGTGGGTCCCGCGCTGCGCCGGATGCAGGGCGACCTGGAGCAGGCCATGGAGCGTGAGATATGA